In the genome of Arabidopsis thaliana chromosome 4, partial sequence, the window TGCTGATGCTAGTACGATTATCAAGTATGAATTACAAATATTCTAGCTAATATAACTTATCAATAGTTGTATTGATATGgttattaatattgttaaaatttcaactaaatgaaaaataaaaagacgtAGGTTagattaattatgttttattggTGAGAAACAAATACGTGCTTAGTGAAATGGACGTTGACTTTTGTCGGCAATATTCATATTTCAACCATTTTTCTCCCAACAAGACAATGAGAGTTTCTAGAGGTTGTGAGTGGCCAAGTTATTTGCCGTTAAATCAACCATCCGACAAAGCTCCGGATACAAACTCTTCCTAATGGTTGCATACACCTCACCATTCCATTTCTTAGCGGCCAAACTTTCTCCAAGGCTCACTGTAGCCTCCACCACACCTTCCGCACTATCATGCGCCGCTGAGTCCACGATCCCGAGAGCCAccgcttcttctcctttgagCTTCTTCCCGCTCAGTAACAGCTCCCTTCTCGCGATACCTGACCCAACCTTAGCCACGACCAACGCCGAGAAGTAGTCCGGCACCGGTAGCCCGATGTCCACCTCGCTCATATATAGAACCCCACGGTCTTTCCTCATGAAAACGTAGTCGTGGCTCAGCGCAAACATCAGCCCCGAGGCTGCCGCGTGGCCGTTCAAGGCGGCGATCGTCGGCATTGGAAGATCGAGGAGGGCGGCTAACACCGGTTTAAAGGATTTGACCATTTGGTGCATCCGTTTTATAGCACCGTGTCCAGCGGATTGAGCCCACGCGAGGTCAAAGccattggagaagaactttcCGTGACCGGTAGTGATGAGGACGGATCCTTTTGTGGATTGAGACTTTGCTTGTTCAAGAAGCGAGAGAACAGAGGCGATCGTGTCGGGGTGGAATCTGTGCTCGTCTTCGCCGGTTAGGGTTAGGAGAAAGAGATCGCCGCGCTTCTCTAACGTACACATGGTGCGTACGTTAAGGACTTACTGATTTAGGATGGTACAAGAATAAGGAAAGAGTTAGTAGAAAACTGTGATATAGAAGTGAGTGTTGAGTAATTAATAGAAGGGAACCCAACTGTATATTTATTAGACGTGCTTTGCCACCGAAGTCTTTAAATTGGGTAATCTTCCCAACCATTTTGGTGTCAATGTTATTAAATGCAGACGAGACAAATGTGTATGAATGAATGTGTGACTTTCTTGCTGAAAATGATAATTGTAACTGTTTGTCCTTGGACGTAATTACCATTTTGTTCTTTCGCAGCTATTGGCTaaatcaattttggtttccttGTCTCCACTTGATTAATATTAACAACCTTTTTTTAGTGCTTACACACTTACAACTGTTCGTATGATTTTTTAGATATCTTGTCATGGCTTTTGAATCTATGAACTTTATTTTTGAAGCATGATTGATTGAGATCTCTGCTTTAGCATTACTCATGGACACATTCCATAAGAGACCGACATGAGTAGTTAAATTAGTTCACTAACTCTTTAAGTTGTGCAAACAACATTAGTTAGGTTAATATTAGTCCGCCAactctttaatttattaaatacaCAAGCTACATAGAAAAGAACAGTGTCTTTAGATCCATACTTGACCAGCCGGTCTAACCGATAAAACTGTTAACTAGACATATAACAATCATTATTTTACAAGATCCTATAATTCAAATacatattcaaatatttatttaatatgcaaagatttttattttataccgAATAAATACTAAGATTTATCTTGTTTAttgacttttatttttaaaaaattttatacCGTATTTATGTCCGATCAGAGCCGTCCATGAACGCAATAGGACCAAATTTATGCTTGCGGCCTCAATtactacaaataaaatattgacctaatttttttataactttcaGTAAAAACGTTGATTATTTGATTCTTAGATACCTATGGTCGTCAAAAGTTTGAGTCCATCTACCTTCATTTACcttgttattttttcattttcactcATTAAAATAGgtctaaattttgttctttgcttgcAATCTATTAAATACTAGAGACGGCTCTGTGTTCGATTAATGACACCACGATGGGACTTATAATACAAATCAGTATACTCATATATTACAAGATCATGTTAACTTTcttactatttatattttggttagCAACATGCAATATGCGGGTTTGAATAAGGCCATAAGGGTGATGACACACTGACAACACTAACACAAACCATTggattacatttttttgttcgtgTAGAAGTTAATCAGGCGGCTAGTTGACTTGACTTGGCctgaaaaatgcaaaaaccTCACATATTTAAGCACATCGTGACATGGTCCgatttttgctttcttttgttttgtggctTAGATTGTAAAGCTCTGTCCGCACTAGACTCAACTTacatattcatattcatattcacCTCTGgtccatatatattataaaagtcCAATAGAACATGTTCACGAGAATCTGTATAGGTAAACCTCATCCACCATTTAACATTTCATGAACATGTTTGACTTCCATTAACAAGATCGATGTCtttgtaatttaatattaaaaagaactttaacataaaaacaagcatggaaaattcaaaaagaattGGTCAAAGAGTattgccaaaacaaaaatgtaaagaaacGGGAAAAGGGAAGATAAAGCAGctaattttctttctccaacTCTGACCAATGACCATATCCAAGCGTGTATGTAATGTACCTAGTCAACATGTTACAAGTCGTGGCCCTCCTCACCTTATTATATATGTCATCTACATAAACATCAGACATCACACACCAACATCATTATTATGTTCTTTGATACAAAAGTACTCAATTATCCTACAATTCACAAATCTATCTCCATGGCGTCCACGATGCAAAGAACAAGCAGCTCCGCGGCCAGTAACGAGAGGCAACTTAGCCAGCTACAGAGACGAGCTCCGTCTTTAATGATCAAACCAACGTCTTTTAGTAACTGGAACGTGGCGATCCCTCTCCTTTCACCGCTCGCTCCTTCTCTAACATCATCCTTCGACCAATCACATGTTCCTCCGCCGCAGAACAAGACTGAGATACCAGTGGAAGAAGAGGTGAAGAAGACACCAGTTTTCAAGAAATGGCAACATCCCGCGTCGCCGTTCTGCTACGAGCCAACAACGTTTGTCCCACCGTTCATCCAGGTTTAGAACGgttcatcaaaattttgtagattTGATGACTCAGCTACCAGCCCCGTGTGAATTTTGTTCCTGTGATATTACACGCGGTTAACTATTTTTCACGTTTTTGTATCAGTTTTATCCTCTAAGAGATAATATTATTCACTAACAAAGTATTAATTCAAGTTCTAAatgggtaaaaaaaaatgcataaaacacatgaaacaaaattatgggAAAAACATGGAGAAAATAGTTGCATGAattctttaaataaattgtCAAATTAACCCATCATACATCTAGGGTTGGACTTTTCTTTAAAGTTCATTTCTTCAAAGTGTTCacttttaacaaataaaaaaactaacttcATGGATTCAATATGGGCCGAACTAAAGCCCAGTAAGCCCAATTCAATTTaattctattttcttcttcttcttctagggACTTGTAGTACAGTAAGAACTTTCGTACGTTTCTCGCAAACAAAACACGAAAACTTACGCTTCTGGAATTGAATCCAAATCGAGAATTTCCTTTACAATGCTCTAAATTCGTCTGTTATGTTGAATCCTTCGTAAGAGAGTAGAATCGAAGACGAATCAAATGAACTTTCGAAGGTTTGATCTATTGATCTCTTCCTCTGCATTCGAATCCTGTTTTTATGTAGATTCATCAATGTTTAACAAATGATATTGATTCTGCTCTCGATCGAATTTGATCTAGATCTCTTCACAATCTCCAGATTCACTCTTTCTGAAATCTTAGTTTTTTGAATCACCGACATTCGAATTCCTGATTCTGAGTCATTGACCTAATTCTAGAGTTCTAATTACAGTTTTCCAGATTTTGAATTGAGTGTATCCAACTAGAATTGGAGAAAATTGGATCTGATTAAGAACcaatggttttgatttctgtAGGGAGAATCGTGCTTCGAGAACGTCTCTCTTTGATGGCCTTGATGGACTTGAAGAAGGTCGCTTgagagcttcttcttcgtatGCTCATGACGAACGTGATAATGATGAAGCTTTGGAAAATCTTCAGGACAGAGTTTCGTTTCTCAAGAGAGTATGTTTCTTTCATCTATATAACTAAAGAATCAAAATATCAACACAAGCATAAACATTAGGATTAAGAATTGTGATTCTTTATTGTGAAATGGATGGTGCTACTGATCCTTATTGTTTGAGAAAGAACAGTCCCTTAAGCACTGCTAAGTCGAGACCCTAAATGTATCTTTCGAGCATCGAACGATGATCTAATGCTTTCGAAAAGTCTAGATATAAAGAAATTGAACTTAGTTTTTAGTTCCTAGATATGTATTGAAATTGTAGATTAAGAACATTCTCTCCAGCATTGCTATCACTAGACCCTGTATAAGTCTTTCGGACTCAACGACAAGGATCGAGCTATGATGTAATGCCTTAGAAAAGTCTAGTTATGAAAACAAtgccttttttgttttcactcttGTCAAATCTAGTTTGCAATAACGCTTGCCTGAGATGTAAGTTGGTAATAATATCTTATCAGGTGACTGGAGACATAcatgaagaagttgagaatCATAACCGCTTGCTTGACAAAGTGGTAAGCTGAAagtttgatttcatctgtttCAGTTTGTAGATCTCTATCACATGCTTTTCTTCTAAGctatttgttgttgtatctCTAGGGGAACAAAATGGACTCCGCGAGGGGGATAATGTCGGGAACGATCAACCGCTTCAAGTTGGTATGTAAATAAGATTTCGTACCTTTTATATATGCATCACCCCTTTTGTTTTTCgctatcaaaacttatatctGAATAAAACTCGATTTTAACACGACAGGTCTTTGAGAAGAAGTCTAATCGAAAAAGTTGCAAACTCATAGCTTATTTTGTGCTCCTGTTCTTGATCATGTATTACCTTATTAGGTAAAATACACTTCTTCTTATAGTTATCAAAACACTTGACTTTTCTTAGGGACTGGTTCAAGTCCTTGTTCTTTGACTCGAACACTGACAATCTTTCGGATTTTGCAGGCTATTAAACTACATCAAAGGGTAAATTTGGatacaagaagaaagtagAGTGTTAAATGAATAGTTTCGTTTGGGACTTCCATTTTTGGATTTCTCCTGATGAATGAATGATTCAGACATAGTAAACAAGTCAAGGGACCCTATTGAAACCCTATTGAAACCCTATTGAaacaagacaaagaaagagattgtgaAGAGACTAGTGAACCAAccgaaagaaaaaatgtttgataGAGACTTGTTTGTCACAAGCAAAATCATCTCATGTCATTTCATGTAATGTAGCAAAAGCTTCTTTATCATTTGTCAACTATTTGATCTTGGGTTCATGTTAGCAGTTTTGTCTACAAAAAGCttaattgattgattgataagcTTAATTATTAGCTTTCTGTGAAAAAAAGTTTAGCACTTTGTAATAAAAACAAGATAACTTGGCGTCTTGTTTCCAAAAATTTCCAATTTTCAGAATTTTAAGGCGCAAATACCGTCCTGTATATTGACATTTTGCTAAAGATCCAAATACGTAACAACATGAGAAATATCATTTTTGAACGACTCGCAACAATTCCACAAGTTGACAGGACACTACTATGCAgaagagtttgattttttttccactTTAGGTAACAAGTTGACAATAATCGACAAGttcatttttggtttggtaatAGACAACAAGTTGACATGTACATTTCCAAATGGTTCGGTTTCTAGGTCAAATCATCTTAACAATTATGTAAACTATAGTCTTAAATGTTGAATTTACGAGTGAATAACAGGTTGCTATGCTAAATAGTAAATTTCTTGAAACTACTGTTTAGATAAATAGTCAAATAACCATGAGTTTTAATATAGCTACTAGAGGATAACATTTGAGTTCTGGCacaatatatagaaaaaaagtaaaaaaaaaaaaatgttacctTATTAAATCGGGAGtagtttttcaatttcttctgaTCTTTTAGTATATGCTAAAATACCATGTTAGTAAATATGAATgtgatttttgtaaaataaatatattataacacAACAACAGATGTTATGCTACATATATTAAACAGGGTGCTagattataaacaaaagtgttttggattcaCATGAAAAATATGTGTAATTATTTGAAG includes:
- the ATBET12 gene encoding Target SNARE coiled-coil domain protein (ATBET12; CONTAINS InterPro DOMAIN/s: Target SNARE coiled-coil domain (InterPro:IPR000727); BEST Arabidopsis thaliana protein match is: BET1P/SFT1P-like protein 14A (TAIR:AT3G58170.1); Has 338 Blast hits to 337 proteins in 95 species: Archae - 0; Bacteria - 0; Metazoa - 144; Fungi - 35; Plants - 128; Viruses - 0; Other Eukaryotes - 31 (source: NCBI BLink).) — protein: MNFRRENRASRTSLFDGLDGLEEGRLRASSSYAHDERDNDEALENLQDRVSFLKRVTGDIHEEVENHNRLLDKVGNKMDSARGIMSGTINRFKLVFEKKSNRKSCKLIAYFVLLFLIMYYLIRLLNYIKG
- a CDS encoding uncharacterized protein (unknown protein; LOCATED IN: chloroplast; BEST Arabidopsis thaliana protein match is: unknown protein (TAIR:AT3G23170.1); Has 74 Blast hits to 74 proteins in 6 species: Archae - 0; Bacteria - 0; Metazoa - 0; Fungi - 0; Plants - 74; Viruses - 0; Other Eukaryotes - 0 (source: NCBI BLink).) — its product is MFFDTKVLNYPTIHKSISMASTMQRTSSSAASNERQLSQLQRRAPSLMIKPTSFSNWNVAIPLLSPLAPSLTSSFDQSHVPPPQNKTEIPVEEEVKKTPVFKKWQHPASPFCYEPTTFVPPFIQV
- the HCD1 gene encoding 3-hydroxyacyl-CoA dehydratase 1 (3-hydroxyacyl-CoA dehydratase 1 (HCD1); CONTAINS InterPro DOMAIN/s: Crotonase, core (InterPro:IPR001753); BEST Arabidopsis thaliana protein match is: indole-3-butyric acid response 10 (TAIR:AT4G14430.1); Has 14429 Blast hits to 14428 proteins in 1575 species: Archae - 280; Bacteria - 10321; Metazoa - 775; Fungi - 259; Plants - 265; Viruses - 0; Other Eukaryotes - 2529 (source: NCBI BLink).) — its product is MCTLEKRGDLFLLTLTGEDEHRFHPDTIASVLSLLEQAKSQSTKGSVLITTGHGKFFSNGFDLAWAQSAGHGAIKRMHQMVKSFKPVLAALLDLPMPTIAALNGHAAASGLMFALSHDYVFMRKDRGVLYMSEVDIGLPVPDYFSALVVAKVGSGIARRELLLSGKKLKGEEAVALGIVDSAAHDSAEGVVEATVSLGESLAAKKWNGEVYATIRKSLYPELCRMVDLTANNLATHNL